The following DNA comes from Candidatus Poribacteria bacterium.
CCTCTTTAGAGGGTCTAATTAATTCTAAGCTTTACTTTAATTACCTAAGGAGACATTATGTTTAGCAACCGATCCAGTTTGTTCAGTTATTGTTCGCTTATTCTGCTCTTATTCACCCTCATCGGAGCGGTTCACGCTGAAACGTTGACGATCTATTCCGGCAGAAGTAAGAGCCTCGTTGAGCCGATTATCAAACAGTTTGAAGAAAAGAGTGGTATCAAAGTAGAAGTAAGTTACGGTGGGACGACACAGCTCGCCGCTGCACTCCTTACAGAAGGCGACAAAAGCCCTGCCGCCCTCTTTTGGGCACAGGACGCTGGGGCACTTGGTGCCGTTAGCAAAAAAGAGATGTTTGATAAATTGCCCGAATCCGTACTCACGCAGGTCCCTTCAGGCTTCCGGGATGCCGAAGGTTTCTGGGTGGCGACAAGCGGTAGAGCGCGCACACTCGCATACGCTCCAGAACGCGTTAAGATGGAAGAACTCCCCGAAAGCATCTTTGATTTAACACAACCGATGTGGAAAGGCAGAGTCGGTTGGGCACCAACAAATGCATCCTTTCAGGCGTTTGTCACTTCCTTACGTGTGCAGGTAGGTGAAGAAAAAACAGCAGAATGGCTCAAAGGCATGAAAGCAAATGGTGTGAAAAAATATGCGAAAAATACACCCATCATAGAAGCACTCGCTGCAGGAGAAATCGATGTCGGTTTGCCCAATCACTATTACCTCCTTCGCTTCAAAAGCAAAGACTCCAATTTTCCTGTAGAGCAAACCTTCTTTAAAACGAGTGATCCCGGGAACCTCGTCAATATTGCGGGTATTGGATTACTGAAGAGCAGCAAAAATAAAGATGCCGCACTGAAACTTGTGAAATTTCTGCTGTCCCATGACGCACAGCAATACTTCACCAGCGATGTTTTTGAATACCCCGCCATTGAGGGCGTAACGCCGCACGCGAGTCTCATCCCGCTCTCTGAACTCCTTCAATTGGCACCGACATTCAATCTCAATGATATGGACGATCTCGACGGGACAGTTAAAGTGTTAAGAGATGCTGAAATTCTATAG
Coding sequences within:
- a CDS encoding iron ABC transporter substrate-binding protein, with translation MFSNRSSLFSYCSLILLLFTLIGAVHAETLTIYSGRSKSLVEPIIKQFEEKSGIKVEVSYGGTTQLAAALLTEGDKSPAALFWAQDAGALGAVSKKEMFDKLPESVLTQVPSGFRDAEGFWVATSGRARTLAYAPERVKMEELPESIFDLTQPMWKGRVGWAPTNASFQAFVTSLRVQVGEEKTAEWLKGMKANGVKKYAKNTPIIEALAAGEIDVGLPNHYYLLRFKSKDSNFPVEQTFFKTSDPGNLVNIAGIGLLKSSKNKDAALKLVKFLLSHDAQQYFTSDVFEYPAIEGVTPHASLIPLSELLQLAPTFNLNDMDDLDGTVKVLRDAEIL